aatccAGCCATTGTCAGAGTCTGGTATCAAGTGCCTGTAGTTTCTGCCGGTAACAAATATACAATGTATATATAGCAAAGCAATCTACAAAGTTACCAAGCAATGATAGGGCCAAGATTTTGGGGTATATGCCAAGATTAAGGGTAGCCCTATATCAATCATGGGATGGTTTGGTTCCCTTCCTGTTTAAATTTCATCATGTGGGAGGAATCTGGAGCATGCCCAAGTGGTCCAACTTCTAATTTGATGTCCAATTCCAAGCGTTGCCGTAGAAGTGGAATCAATTCCACCCTATTTGTGGCCTTGAATTCAATTCCCAACCTACATTAAGAGATAATTGGGCTGGTCCCCTTTGgaattttgtttcctttcccttttgcttttttggcTAGCAGCTTAGCTTAAGAGATGCCTCCTCCTGTGATGCCCAACAATGGTGTGAAATTCCACAGTAGAAAacagaaaagggaaaggaagcACACCACAGCCATTGAGCTTTATAGCTAGCTTGCTTACTATTGACAACCCATTAAAGCTCATCATTCTGCATGCTTTACTCTAAGTGAATGAATAGGATGCAATGTTGACTCCTTCGTGAAGGTTTCAGCTCCCTTCATAAGTTTTCTGCAGTTTGGAACAAAAAAAGGCTGCAATTCAGGATACAAGGTAGTAATCAAGGTTAGGTGTATATAGAAACCATTACCTGCAAATTTCTTACATGTGAGGGACATGAAAATGCTATAATCTGCATGAAAGTCTGAGTGTGTTTAAAGGAAAATCCTGTTGTACAGAACATACCAAAAGGACTCGGAAGGTTTTGTTGCAGAAGAAAGCCTAAAGAGGAAATTGTTGGAGAGAGGTGTAATCACCCTTCTTTACCAAACTCAGTTTAGTGTAGTGACTCAGCATCTTAATGTAAGTGGAGTGGTGGGATATTACCTAGCGGTTGCATCACCCATTGTGTCTTGTTGTGCTGCACCCACTGACTGAGTCTCCTTTAAGGAGCTTGCTTTTTagttaatgaaaataaaagagagaaatctAAATGGAGGATGCTGTTGTGATCGTGTCACGATCTAATACTGTGGCAGGGTGCGGGAGATCGTTCCTGTTCATTTTACTGCAGTAAAACTATCAGAGGTGGTGGGGTGAGAGTCATTTTCAGAGACGtagaataaagaaaacaaataaagggAGTGAATTGGGTTTTGCCAACTAGCTGGACATTGGCCGGTTCTGCAGGATATGTTTCCACCCCACATGTCTTATCACTGCTTTCAATAACCAATAAtatattttcctctttttttttctcagaaaGAGATTccaatgttctctctctctccccccctctctttctctctctctcgctgttcTTCTCCCCTTTTTTATCTATAAATTCCGGGACCTGAACTCTAAGAAgccccttctccctctctcgctaTAGTTTTTCTTGGTTCAGTCTCTGCCTTTTTCAGGCTTCCCCTTGTTGGTCCTGAGGTTCTGCTTCAGTATCCAGCCTCTGCTGCACCTCCCTTTGAGTGTCTTGAAGAACACCCACGAGCTATCcctgcatcttttcatgccaaaaTCTCAATTTTAAGAAGATTTTGTGCTTCAGTAACTTCTGCCCACATCCCTTGTGTGGTTCTTCTGCCTTTTGAGACCTTCAGGTACAAATCTGGGTTTCTCTGAAGGTGGTGACAAAACCTTGGGTTCTTGCAGGAGTTTCTTTGTGGGTGTTCTCCCAAATTTTTGCAAGAAGAGGTGCTGAGCGCCCGTAGAGGGATCTCTCTCTTCAAgcccttccctttccttccccACTCTCACGGATCACCATACCCTGGTTCTTAATGGTTCTACTTCATGATACAGTTATTATCTGAACTCCTTCTTTCCGGGTTTATGATCAATTCAACCTTGAGGCGCAGGACCCATCTTGTTCAGTCATTTTCAGTTGTGTTCCTTTACTGGTTCTACGTTTTTTCATGAACTAATCGTCATCTCTGAACAATCGGGGTTCTGCTGCCCTcaagtttactttttttttctagcagTAGTAGGAAGAATAAATCGAGTCCTAAACTGTATATATACGTACCTATATATCCATAAAATCCTGCtgaattttccttcttcatctgagaaaaacaaaatccataaagaaaaaaagggaggagAAAGAGATATTCAGAGATTCATGGCTTCCAACAGCACCAGTCCTACGATCTCGACGACGTCTTCAAGCGGCAATTCTGAGGAAGATCTGCAGCAGAAGATGGACGAGAGGAGACAGAAGAGGATGCTTTCTAACCGCGAATCCGCAAGGAGGTCGCGTATGCGGAAGCAGAAGCATTTGGATGATCTCATGGCCCAAGTGACCCTCCTTAGGAATGAGAACAACCAGATTCTCTCCAGGATGCACGTCACCACCCAGCACTATCTGAGCCTAGAGGCAGAGAACGCCACCCTCAGAGCCCAGATCATGGAGCTCACTGCCAGGTTGCAGAGCCTCACAGAAATGCTGGGTTACATGCAGGACCTCAGTGGGTTCTGCATGGACCCAGTAGAGCAGTACCCTGATCCCCTGCTCAGACCTTGGGATGTGCCCCTCATGAACCAACCAATCACTGCATCAGCAGATATTTTTCAATACTGATACGTATGTATCATCTGATTGATGTGCATCTTGAGAATTTGGGTGTAATTTTCACCAAAACCAGGAGCAGATGGGCGTGAtcatcttctttttcactttctttttccttcttttctctttttgttaaGAGTTCATGTTATTGttgctctttttctttgttgtctgtGGTGTTTTCTGGCAGgtgggtcttttttttttttttttttttggctgtgGTTAGTCTGGTCCTTGGAGCCAAATGATGAAGTTGGTGGGTGTTTTCTCTGAAGAGCTGCtctagtttcttcttcttcttcttcttcttctaccattTTGGTTGATCTCTCATGAAGAGAAGATGGAAGGGTTTGTCTTGtttatgacatatatatgtacctcCATGGGGTCTACCATATGCCTGTAGTTGATGTAATGGCGTTGCTTTTATAATGTAATGCAGTCTTTATTACTGTCTCTCGTGTTGAAGTTGGTGTCTTCTTTTGGTTGATTCCTTGCTCTATTATTGAATCAAAGCTGTCTACTTCGttttacaattaaaaaaatgaaaaagaaaatggccaGGAAAACGAGGCTGGCGCTTTCTGAAAGTGAACTTGCagaagacaagaaaacaaattggtaAAAGTTGGTAAAATGGCGAAGAAGTTTATAAATCAAATCTTATCAACAGCaatatttttctgtttaaaTCGGCCAATATTCTATCAACAACATAGCAATgcacttcaaattttgatattgaCAACACCAATTTAAATAACTCCATTGTcttccaatatttttcaaagaaaatggaGATCAAAAGCTTACGCCATGATCACCTAATGATGGATCAg
This window of the Nymphaea colorata isolate Beijing-Zhang1983 chromosome 2, ASM883128v2, whole genome shotgun sequence genome carries:
- the LOC116249059 gene encoding bZIP transcription factor 44-like — encoded protein: MASNSTSPTISTTSSSGNSEEDLQQKMDERRQKRMLSNRESARRSRMRKQKHLDDLMAQVTLLRNENNQILSRMHVTTQHYLSLEAENATLRAQIMELTARLQSLTEMLGYMQDLSGFCMDPVEQYPDPLLRPWDVPLMNQPITASADIFQY